The genomic interval GTTGATGCCGGCCAGGCGTTCACCATCCGTTTCCGGGAACGGCTCGAGGTCGGTCGGGACGCGCAGTTTGAGCTGATCGAAATCGATGTGTGGACTCGGCGAAGAGAAATGAACGCTGCCGGGAATTTCACGATGCTGAAGAACCAGCATCGCCTTCACCAGACCGGCGACACCGGCAGCCGTTTCAAGATGGCCCATGTTGGTCTTGACCGAACCAATGGGAAGCGGCGTCGAACGCTCCTGGCAGAGAGCCTCCGCGAGGGCGTGCGCCTCGATCGGATCGCCCACCGCCGTGCCCGTGCCGTGCGCCTCGACAAATCCGATTTGCGCTGGCGAAACCCCGGCATCTTTGCACGCGTCCTGGACGAGCCGGGCTTGTGCTTCCGCACTCGGAAGCGAGATGCCGTTCGTGTGACCGTCCTGATTGACCGCGGTTCCGACGATCACGCCCAGGATCGGATCGCCATCTGCGATCGCCTGGGAGAGGCGCTTCAGCAGCACCATGCCCGCGCCCTCACCCCGCACAAAACCGTTCGCCGACGCATCGAACGCCGCGCATCGGCCATCGGGGGAGAGCATCGAAGCCTGCGAAAATCCGATGAATCCGCCGGGCGTAATCATTACCGTTACACCGCCCGCAAGGGCCGTGTCGCCGCGCCCGGCCCGAATGTGCTCGCACGCGGCGTGAACCGCAGTCAGGGCCGACGAACACGCCGTGTCCATCGCGATACTGGGTCCTCGCAAATTCAGGCAGTAGGAAATTCGATTCGCGGCAATCGAGTGCGCGCTGCCGGTGGCGGTGTGGGGCGCGATCCCGAAATGGTCGAACGCCGTGCTTTGGATTCCCTGGTAATCGTTGTGCGAAATGCCGACGAAGACCGCGATGTCGCTCCCTTTCTCGAAGTCGAGGATAACACCCGCGTTCTCGATGGCTTCCCATGCGGTCTCGAGCAGCAATCGGTGCTGGGGATCAACGTAAGGCGCTTCCCGCGGCGAGATGCCGAAAAACTGCGGGTCGAACTTGTCGATCTGATCGAGGAACCCGCCGCGCTTAACAAACGTTTTGCCCGGGATCGCCGGCTCGCGGTCGAAGTAGCGCTCCACATTCCAGCGATCGCCTGGCACCTCGGTGACGGCGTCCCGACGTTCGACGAGCAGCTTCCAAAAAGATTCTGCGTCGTTAACGCCGCCGGGAAAGCGGCATCCGATTCCGATGATAGCGATGCGATCTTTGTGCATAAACAGCCTGCCGCCGTGAAGCCCGATGATATAACCTATTTTCTATGGCAACGAGCGAGAAATGTTCTGGAGCCCGGCCACGAGGCCGGTGGCACTGGCAGCCGATCCTCACGCGGCTATTGAGTTAACCTGTAGACAGGAAAATTCCATTAATTATTCGGCCCGACAGCGAAAAAACGATTATCGGGCCGGGGAACTTCGAATTAAGAGAACATTATGTGCGGCATTGCGGGAATGATCGATCTGGCGGGCCAGCGTCCCGTGCCCGAGGGAAGCATTCAACGGATGTCCCGGGCGCTGTTGCATCGCGGGCCCGATGAGGAGGGCTTCCTCATTCGGCCGGGACTCGGCCTGGCATCGCGTCGGCTGAGCATCGTCGGGTTGGCGGACGGCCAGCAGCCGATCTTCAATGAAGACCGGAGCGTCACGGTTGTTTTTAACGGGGAGCTGTTCGATTACGTCGAACGGCGGGACGAGCTCAGGGCGCGCGGACACCGGTTCGTCACTCATTGCGATACCGAAATCATCCCCCACTCGTGGGAAGATTACGGGGATCACATGTGGGAACACCTGCGGGGGCAATTCGCCATCGCGCTCTGGGATGAGAAACGACGGCAGCTCCAAATCGGACGCGATCGTTTCGGCATCGCGCCGCTTTTCTGGTCGCGGCAGGACGACTGGCTTCTTTTCGCATCCGAAATCAAGGGATTGCTCGCTTCCGGCATGGTCCCGGCCCGGCCCGATCGGCGCGGGATCGATCACGTCTTCACCTTTTCAGCGGTGCCCGGTCCGCGAACCTGTTTCGAGGGCGTCCAACTTCTCACCGCCGGGCATTGCCTGAGGATTACTCCCGCCAACGGGAACGGCGCGGGTCCGGTGGTGGAAGAGCGGGCGTTTTGGGAGATGGATTTTCCGGATCAGGGTTCGGAGGAACGGGGGGACGATCCGAAGCGACTTGTGGACGAATTCGAGAGGATCTTGCTCCAGGCGGTCGAGGAGCGATTGCGAGCGGATGTTCCAGTGGGCGCCTATCTTTCCGGCGGCGTCGATTCAAGCATGATCGTGGCGCTGGCCTGCCATCTTAAAGGGCCGGCCATCAATACCTACACCGTCCGCGTGCATGAACCCGAGCTCGATGAGCTCGATGCGGCCAGCCTTTCGGCGCGGCACATCGGCGCCAAGCCGCCGATCGTCCAGGATTTTCGCGACGAAGACGCGCTGGCAACTTATCCAAAATTGATCACCGCCGCCGAGGCACCGGTGATCGACACCGCCTGCGCCGCCCTTCTCCAGCTCTCCGGACGAGTCCACAGTTGCGGACAAAAAGTTGTGCTCACCGGCGAAGGTGCGGACGAATGGCTGGTCGGCTATCCCTGGTACAAGGCGGCGAAGCTCCTGGGGTATCTCGACCTGATTCCCGGTCTTGGGCTTAGTCATGCCGCCCGCAATGCCTATCTCCGCCTGAACAAGGTCCCTCATTTTCCCAACGCCTGGCGACGCGAAGTTGAGAATTCCGTCGGTGGACAGAACGCCTGGATCGACGCCTACGGAATGCTCGCGATTTCGAAGTTACGGTTCTACAGCGACTCAATGCACGAAGCGATCGGCCCGACGAATCCGTGGACTGAATTAAATTTCCCGCTGGAGCGCGCCAAGCGATGGGCGCCGCTTCATCGCGGGGTCTGGGTTGCCGCCCGTGTCCTTTTGGCCGGGCACCTCCTCCAGGCCAAGGGCGACCGCGTCGCAATGCATTCTTCCGTCGAAGTGCGCTACCCGTTCCTCGACGAAGACGTCTTCGATTTTCTGGCGAAGCTGCACCCAAGCTGGCGGCTGCGCGGGTTCCGGGACAAACACCTGCTGCGTCTGTTGGCGGAACGTTGGGTGCCGAAATCGGTGGCACGCCGCCACAAGGTGATCTTCCGGGCGCCTCTGGACAGCTTTCATATGGAACCGGAGCCGCCGTTTGTCGCGCAGCTATTGAGCGAGGAATCGCTGCGTAAGACCGGCTATTTCGATCCCGCCGCCGTGGCTCGCTGGCGGACCGACTTCCGCAAAATGCGGGCCGGTTCGCTGCCGCGCCTTTCGGTTGAGATGGGTCTGATGGCGGTCGCGGGGACGCAACTCTGGCACCATCTCTTCATGGGCGGCGGGCTGGCGGATTTGCCGCAGTGGTCCGCGGTGCCAACGCCTGCGGCGGTCGAAGCCGGCGCGTGACCTAGAGTTTCGCCAGGGTCTCCCGCGCGCGTTGTTTTGTTTCGGGATCGTCTTTCTCGGCGTCGGGCATTCCGAGGCCTTTGTTGATCAATTCCCGCGCTTCGTCTTTTCTGCCCATTTGGCCGTAAATCCGCCCGAGCTCGATGTAGTGCATGAGCCGTTTGGGATTAAGCTCGATCGCTTTTTTCATGTCTCGCTCGGCTTCCTCGAATGAGCCCTTCGGCAGCTGGCCGTAAACCAGTCCGGCCAGAAATCGCTTTGCTCCGCTGATCTCCGCCAGGACACGGTTCCATCGGCCGAGAATATGCCAGGCGTTGTCGTTGCGCGGATCGATCGCCAGCGCCTTGTCTACCGAATCCTTGATGCGGGGAGAGGCAGAGACTTGTTCTTTGGTGGGCAGGAACGGCAGCATTTTTCCGAGGGTGATCGCGGGCGCGAGCTGCGCGTCGCAGTCCTTTGGTCCGCAGGCCGCGGCTCGCTCGGAATAATCGAGCGCGAGGTGCCCAAGTCGCAGTTTTTCCTTGGTATCCTCCGCGTCTGTCATCAGATAGCGATATTGCCGGGCAATCCGGACGAGCAGGTCCGGATTCTTCGGTTCCAGCTTTTCGGCCGCCAGATAGAGCGGCAACGCCTCGCTCGCCTGGAATTTTCGGTCGAACACCCTGCCTTTGTCGATCAGGCTGTCGGCCGATTCCGCGGCGGAAGCGATCTTGACCAATAAGAGCACGAAAACAACGGCCAGAATGCGGTGGATTAGAGACTTCATCAAAGTACCTGCAGCAACAGTAGACGCTCTTGAGATTCGTTTGTGCGCGAATTCTTGGCCGGTATTCGATCGGGAGCGCTCTTATTCAGACGGTACATCGAGGCGCAATGTTCAATTCCAAATTCCTGGCCGGACGGGGCCAGCCACCGGCCCGCCCACGAATCACCTGTATGAAGACAAACATTACGAAAATTGGCGCGGCTTTGCTCGCCATTGGACTTTGCCTCGCGTCGCCCGGGGCCTTCGCGCAGACGACCACGACTGTGACGACATCGAACGGCGCTTTCACAGAATACGTGCCCAATTCGCAGACCGTCGTGGTTAGAACCGAAACCAATTCGACTCCGTTGCGCTACACCGTTACCAAGCAAACGACGATTGTGGATGAAGCCGGCGCGCCGGTGGCAATCGAACGGATTTCGCCCGGTAGCCAGCTCGCCGTCGATTACAGTGGCTCAGGGGAGCGCCTGGTCGCCTCGCGGATC from Chthoniobacterales bacterium carries:
- the asnB gene encoding asparagine synthase (glutamine-hydrolyzing), translated to MCGIAGMIDLAGQRPVPEGSIQRMSRALLHRGPDEEGFLIRPGLGLASRRLSIVGLADGQQPIFNEDRSVTVVFNGELFDYVERRDELRARGHRFVTHCDTEIIPHSWEDYGDHMWEHLRGQFAIALWDEKRRQLQIGRDRFGIAPLFWSRQDDWLLFASEIKGLLASGMVPARPDRRGIDHVFTFSAVPGPRTCFEGVQLLTAGHCLRITPANGNGAGPVVEERAFWEMDFPDQGSEERGDDPKRLVDEFERILLQAVEERLRADVPVGAYLSGGVDSSMIVALACHLKGPAINTYTVRVHEPELDELDAASLSARHIGAKPPIVQDFRDEDALATYPKLITAAEAPVIDTACAALLQLSGRVHSCGQKVVLTGEGADEWLVGYPWYKAAKLLGYLDLIPGLGLSHAARNAYLRLNKVPHFPNAWRREVENSVGGQNAWIDAYGMLAISKLRFYSDSMHEAIGPTNPWTELNFPLERAKRWAPLHRGVWVAARVLLAGHLLQAKGDRVAMHSSVEVRYPFLDEDVFDFLAKLHPSWRLRGFRDKHLLRLLAERWVPKSVARRHKVIFRAPLDSFHMEPEPPFVAQLLSEESLRKTGYFDPAAVARWRTDFRKMRAGSLPRLSVEMGLMAVAGTQLWHHLFMGGGLADLPQWSAVPTPAAVEAGA